In Thermoanaerobaculia bacterium, the genomic stretch AGAGGTCGGCGAGGAAGCAGTTGGCGCAGAGAGGTTTGCGGGCGTTGCAGATCTTCCTGCCGTGGTCGATGAGGAGGTGGGAGAGGAGGGTCCAGTCGGGGCGCGGGAAGAGGGGGATCAGGTCCTGTTCGATCTTCACCGGGTCGGTGGCGCGGGTGAGGCCGAGGCGGCCGGCGAGGCGGCCGACGTGGGTGTCGACGACGACGCCTTCGTTCATGCCGAAGGCGTTGCCGAGGACGACGTTGGCGGTCTTCCGGCCGACGCCGGGGAGCTGCACCAGCTCGGCCATCGTGCGCGGCACCTCGCCGCCGTGGCGCTCGATAAGGGCTCGGCCGAGGCCCTGCAGCGACTTCGCCTTGTTGCGGAAGAAGCCGGTGGATTGAATCAGCCCTTCGAGCTCCCCGGTGGAGATCTCCGCGTAGTGCGCGGGCGTCGGACAGGCCGCGAAGAGCGCCGGAGTGACCATGTTGACCCGCACGTCGGTGCACTGCGCCGAGAGGACCGTGGCGACGACGAGCTCGAGTGCGTTGCGGTGGTCGAGGGCGCAATGCGCTTCCGGATACGCGGTCTTGAGCCGCGCCAGGATCTCCCCGGCCCGCGCCGCGCGCTCCGCGGCCGACTCGCGCGGGCGCTTCGCGCGCGGGCCCGCGCTCGCCTTCGCTTTCTGAACCAGGACTAGTCCTTGTCGAACAGCGCCCGCAGGAGCATGTTGTAGATCGCGAGGAAGAGGCCGCCCGCCATCGCCCAGAGGAAGCTGTCGACGCGGAAGCCGGCGAGGAAGAAATCGACCAGCCAGACCATCAGGCCGTTGATCACCAGGAAGAAGAGGCCCAGCGTCACGACGACGAACGGCAGCGACAGGAGCGTCACGATCGGTTTGACCAGCAGGTTCACCGCCCCGAGGACGAAGCCAGCGAGCAGCAGATAGAGCAGGCCGCCGTCGTAGTGGATGCCGGGCAGCAGCTTCGATGCGGCCCAGAGACCCAGGCCGTTCAGCACGATGCGGACGAGAAGGCTCATTCTGAGGCTCCTTCGGAAGGGGGAGGTTCCGCCTGGCGTTCGCGCGCGATACGCCAGGCCTGTTCGGCAACCCTGCGGTCGTTGGCGTGCGAGAGTCGGGAGATCGCCTCCTGCCAGGTGAACCAGCGCGCGGTCACCACCTCGCGCGGCTCGAAGTCGGCCTCGCTGCCGCTCTCGTAGGTGAGCAGGAAATAGTCGACATGCTTGCGGATCCGGTGGACGCCGCGCTCGACGAAGGTGTAGTCGACGCCGGAAAGGGCCGCGACGATCGAGCCGGTGACGCCGGTCTCCTCGCGCACCTCGCGCACCGCCGCCTCCGCCGGCAGCTCGCCGGCCTCGAGATGACCCTTCGGCAGCTGCCAGCGGCGGCCGCCGGCGGTCGCGATCAGCAGGACCTCGTCGCCGCGCATCACCAGTCCGCCGGCGGAGTGCTGCTCGCTCG encodes the following:
- the nth gene encoding endonuclease III, with translation MVQKAKASAGPRAKRPRESAAERAARAGEILARLKTAYPEAHCALDHRNALELVVATVLSAQCTDVRVNMVTPALFAACPTPAHYAEISTGELEGLIQSTGFFRNKAKSLQGLGRALIERHGGEVPRTMAELVQLPGVGRKTANVVLGNAFGMNEGVVVDTHVGRLAGRLGLTRATDPVKIEQDLIPLFPRPDWTLLSHLLIDHGRKICNARKPLCANCFLADLCPSAAP
- a CDS encoding phage holin family protein, whose translation is MSLLVRIVLNGLGLWAASKLLPGIHYDGGLLYLLLAGFVLGAVNLLVKPIVTLLSLPFVVVTLGLFFLVINGLMVWLVDFFLAGFRVDSFLWAMAGGLFLAIYNMLLRALFDKD
- a CDS encoding NUDIX hydrolase, whose amino-acid sequence is MRGDEVLLIATAGGRRWQLPKGHLEAGELPAEAAVREVREETGVTGSIVAALSGVDYTFVERGVHRIRKHVDYFLLTYESGSEADFEPREVVTARWFTWQEAISRLSHANDRRVAEQAWRIARERQAEPPPSEGASE